TGATCGGGGCCTGCCTTCTGCGAGCCACGGCGACGACGTCATCGCGGAACTCTTTCGGATACTGCTTTGCCATTTGGAACATCCTTTCGGTGAGGGGAAATCCTCACACATCAGATGTCAACCAAAGCTGGGGCAGACCCTTTTGCACCCCGTACATGTGTTGCGCCGCGTTGACGCTGGTCACAAAGAGATCCGGAACATACCCCTGGGCTTCAAACTCCGACCAGTTCTCTTCGCGGACCACCCCGTGTTTGGGAAGTTCGAAATTCGGTTGATAGCTCTCGCCAGTGGTCTCATTGTTTTTCATTCATAACGGTTCCTTCTTACTACCTTGATTGTCCCGCAACTGGCAAAAGCTGTCAACCGTTGGAGTGTGATCGCATCAGTCGCAGGACGTTTCCGGAACCGCCGGGTAGCTATTACGTTGCGCTCAACATCCCGAAGAGCTACCCCACCGAGAAGATCGGTGCTCTGCGGCGCGACTTCGCGAGAAAGCTTCACCCTGATGCACACCCAGGCGCATCTAAGGAGCGGCTCGACCAATTGGTCGCGGAACTCACGAAGATCAACGCCGCTTGCGACGTGCTTGGAAACCCGAGCGAGCGCACGAGGTACGACAAGTGGGTTGAGGCGCGAGAGCTAGAAGCCGCCGCCGAACGTAAGCGAGAGGAGATGAAACGTGCGCGTGCGCAACGGGCTCCGGCTAGCGATGCCGCCAATGCAAAAGGGCAAAAGTTCCGCTCAACGACAGCATCGGACGACAACTCATCGTCGACCGGCGGAAGTCCGTCGAGCAGCAGCTCGTCAACGGGCGGCGGCGCGCCACCAGCCTCGGGGAAAAGCGGATCGCCGCCGCCCGCGCCGTCGAGTCGGACTCCAGGACTGAGCGCGGCAGAACAGGATCGCCTGAAGGAAGAGCGTTACCGAAAGCACATCAACCGAGGGCTCGGAATCGCCTATGTCGGACTTACATCATTCATCCTGTTTTACGCCGGAGTCATCGACAGGTGGAACCGATCTCCGACCGAGCCGATCCCAGCTGCTGACTGGATCATCGGATTCATACTGATTCCGCCCCTGTGCCTCCCGTTGACGATCCTGCTCTATCCCATTGTCGCCCTCGTGTGTTCGATTATCAGGGCCTCAGTGCCGTTGAAAGTCGATCCACGTTGAGCCGCGGTCACGCGGTTCCACTCTCTGGCGCCAATCCACCGAACTTCTTCCATAGCTCCGTCACATCCTCCCCGTGGAAGTTCTCTGTCGGGCTCCGATACCAATCGCCAAGTCGTTGCCAAGCAACATCAACAGAATCCGAGTGAGGACAAAACGCCTCACGGACATCGATGAAGACAAGATCGCTTTGGCGTACTTCTTGCTCGCAAAACAGATCTGCGAAGACAAGTCTGATGAGAAGGAGCTGAACGATGATGCGGTGATCAAGCTCGCGTCAGACCTCGAAGAGCAAGACGACAACCGCGAGGAGTCGCAGTCGTGAGCCTCGACGGTTTTCGATCGGCCGGGACAGCAATGGCCGCACTCGCCGTGGGCGATCGTTCCGACGATCAGCTCGAGACGCGCGAGCTGCGTTTCGGCTCCGAGCTTGACGCGAATCAAGTTGAGG
The window above is part of the Solirubrobacterales bacterium genome. Proteins encoded here:
- a CDS encoding DnaJ domain-containing protein, whose amino-acid sequence is MECDRISRRTFPEPPGSYYVALNIPKSYPTEKIGALRRDFARKLHPDAHPGASKERLDQLVAELTKINAACDVLGNPSERTRYDKWVEARELEAAAERKREEMKRARAQRAPASDAANAKGQKFRSTTASDDNSSSTGGSPSSSSSSTGGGAPPASGKSGSPPPAPSSRTPGLSAAEQDRLKEERYRKHINRGLGIAYVGLTSFILFYAGVIDRWNRSPTEPIPAADWIIGFILIPPLCLPLTILLYPIVALVCSIIRASVPLKVDPR